One Vitis vinifera cultivar Pinot Noir 40024 chromosome 8, ASM3070453v1 genomic window carries:
- the LOC100251907 gene encoding protein LURP-one-related 5: protein MSRIHPTTNKCQDLSIKGASSGVDINNAGDDAVSTNPSCPSAVLTVWKRSSMTFQGTDGFTVFDQHGRLAFRVDNYSRKKGHVKGGLVLMDGAGKALLTLKPQEQILNMQYQWNGYKGEGGCGKSLSSSKVLFSMRRRSGLIQSKQEEAEVFMGGAKKQRTTPDFRIEGSFRRRNCKIRSAVTGELVAKIARKKVNTTVLLADDVFSLAVQPGFDSQLIMAFVMILDRICVKPFTPFLCS from the exons ATGTCGCGGATCCATCCGACCACCAACAAATGCCAAGATTTGTCCATAAAAGGAGCGAGCAGTGGCGTTGATATTAATAATGCAGGAGATGATGCTGTTAGCACCAATCCTTCATGTCCATCTGCTGTGCTCACTGTGTGGAAGAGATCCAGCATGACTTTCCAGGGGACGGACGGATTCACTGTGTTTGATCAACATGGAAGATTGGCTTTTCGGGTCGACAACTACTCCAGAAAGAAAGGACATGTTAAAGGAGGCCTTGTCCTCATGGATGGAGCAGGCAAAGCTTTGCTAACTCTCAAGCCCCAG GAACAGATACTGAACATGCAGTACCAGTGGAATGGATACAAAGGAGAAGGTGGATGTGGGAAGAGTTTGAGTTCATCAAAAGTGCTCTTCTCAATGAGGAGAAGATCAGGGCTTATCCAGAGCAAGCAAGAAGAAGCGGAAGTGTTCATGGGAGGAGCGAAAAAGCAACGTACAACGCCAGATTTCAGGATTGAGGGGTCGTTTAGGAGAAGGAACTGCAAGATCAGAAGTGCAGTGACAGGAGAACTGGTGGCAAAGATAGCTAGGAAGAAAGTAAACACGACAGTTCTATTAGCAGATGACGTGTTTAGCTTGGCGGTGCAGCCTGGGTTTGACTCTCAACTCATAATGGCTTTTGTTATGATACTAGATCGCATCTGTGTTAAGCCATTTACCCCTTTTTTGTGTTCTTAG